The Candidatus Limnocylindrales bacterium genome includes the window ACCACAGCTCTGAGTTCGATAAAGTCAGTCTTGGTAACCTGTAGCTCTTCTTTAAGCGCATCCACCAGCCGGGCCATTGGCACCCGAAGCTCCGGGGGAAAAGATTCTAAAAGCTCTGTAAGGGTGGACATAGGTTATAAATCTTCTTTTTTCTTTCCGAATTTTCAGGATCTCGTGGAAAACATCAACCCTTAAAGCCCCCTTTTTAGGAGTGCACATGCATCAGTAAGGTGCTTTTACGGATCAACTCTCCTTCTTCCAGAGGTAACTTCCAGGGGTAAAATCGAAAGAGTCTAACTCCTGAAATAGGATTATCAGTTATATTATAAATCCGGATTTTGAACTTTAAAAGGGTGAAATTTGGAGGTGAAGGGTTAATATTATCCAGCCATAGATTTTATATTTCTGCTTGAGGTCGCTGAGGAGATCCTGAAATCGATCTTCCATAAGAGCCTCTGCCGAATTATTCAGCGCAAGCGAGAAAGTATCTGGATTATGATTTGAATGACTTAATGAACTCCACGATAGATGGAATAAATCAAGATAATAAAAGCTGCAATACTCCAAAACTCTCCAGAAGGAAACTTCTTTTTTCGTTCCCAGGCAAAGCTCTAATCTTTCATAATACCGGAGAAAAGTACTCGAGCAGTAGAAATTCTTTTGGAAAGTGGTTCGTATGGATTTGCTGCTGCTTGGGTTTATTTATGCCATGTTCTATGTGACGGAAGCCTTATTTTTTCTCAAAGGTTTATCATTCTCGAAACATAATGTGGTTATTTCAACAAGTAAAAGCATCAGGATGTCAAAGTAAAATTACCTCAACTAGATCCTTCCTTCTGCTTAGAAGTTAAACTTTAGCTTTTAATTTTGAGCTACAAGGAGAAGAGGCGGATGCAGAGCCTACTTTATCCTTACAGAAGGAAGGATCATCCTTCAGATTTTTATGCTCTCCAAGTTAAGTTTTTTACATCTTTAGCCCTTCTTCATCTGAGAAATCTTATCCCCCGCATTTTCCTTCTTTGTTGCTTCAACATCGATGTTCCAGAGCCTTGCAGCATTGAGTCCAAGGATCTTCGCTTTGATCTCATCGGTCAACTGAGTATATCCATAGCCCTCTATGAGGTTGTCAGGAATACGAAAGCGTCGCAGAGCTTCAATTTGCCATTGTGGAGACCCCCACCACAGGGAATCGGTTCCCCAGATTACGTAATCGGGACCTAAATAGGTGACGAGTTTTCCGAGCACGTGGGCAGCACGCTCGGGAGCACCAACTACATTCAAAGCGAAGGTACTTCCAAGCTCCCCATACAGGTTGGTGATATGTGGCTTTACATATTTGATATCCGTGATATCATCCACTCGGGGAAAGGCTGAGTGGTAGATGATAAAGTTAAGTTGAGGCCAGTCCAGGACAGCTTTTCCGACATCCAAGGCACGACAATATTCTTCATCTAACAAAGTTACCGCTAAACCTTTATGAATACAAAGATTCTTGATACCTAATTCCTGTGTGAATTTATAGAAGGGATAGGCTACTTTCTCATCATCCATCCACCACCCCCTCTTCCCGGCCATGCCATCGCCTGTATACATCTTCCAGGAATCGACCTTTAGCTTTTCCACCTGCCGCCTGGCTTCATCTTGATAGTTTGGCATATTTGGGGACATCAATCCATGGCAAATCATCCGACGGGATCCGGCCTTCTGGTTGATTTCATCCCGTGCTGAGGCCATATGATCAACGGGGATAAGTGGATTTGGTTCTGGGGGATGTGTTGGAAATCCACTCAGGATAGCTACGTTGGTTTCGCTATCAAGGAAGATTTCCTTAAAGTAGGTGTCTTTGTTAAGGTCTAACCAATTGCTGCCTTTGACAGATTTTTCCCGCCATCCACCCAGTGTGTCTACGATAACCTTGGCAATGGGGTCTTTGTCCTTCACATCCCACAATTGTCGAGGATTATCGATATAATGGGTCTGGACATCCATGATGAACTGATCCCGCGAAGTAGCCTCCGCCGCCGCTGCTTCATCGGCTGCTTCAATCTCCTGCACGTCAAAAAACCGGTTGCCAAAGACTTTGTTAATTGCTAACATGGCTGCAGCCATACCACTGAGCGTCCGAAAGAAGGTCCTGCGGGTCAAACCACGTTTTTTCCCGTATCGATCGGCATATTCTGTCAGCAGGAAGTCGATCTGTCGTTGCTTGTCGGTCTTAGGTAATGGAATATATTCCCCATTGGATACAACCTGAGTAGGAATGGGAGGTTTGGGAGGAAGGTCATCATTTAAATTCTTGCTAGGGGTATGAATAAACATGATAAATATTTTACAAAATCTACCTAAATCGGTAGCTTTTGAAGGACGCCTTTCTTCGTCCTGTTAAATCTCAGCCTAGACATCTCAGGATGAGGGCTTGTAAAATATTTTGCTTGAAAGATTCTCACCCCCCTTCATAAGTCTGGTAGGAGAAACCCTGACCCGGAACGCAATAACTTACCGAAAGGTTAAAACCCCTACAAGAGATAAGATCCCTAGTGTGCTCGGGAGAAATGTTCATGGACTATTCGCCATTGACCGTTTTGGTGCTCTAAAACATGAGTACCTCGACCGGTAATAATGTCTTCCTCGGTTCCTTCCAGAGGTGCCGTTTTCCAATAGAAAGTTGCTATGGCTGCTTCACCCCCTTTAAGCATCTGCACCTCTATATCCTGAATTTCATAATAAATACGTTTACTCTTCTGCAAGTAATACTCAAAGGTCTTTCGTAATGCTTCTCGACCCTTATACCGGTTGTTGTGGGTACTGGAAAAGCCATTAATATTTTCAGCAAAATAGCTCAATACTTTATCCAGATCAGGGATATTAAAAGCCTCTACATGGCCCCGCTCAACCTGTAAAATCTCGTTTACCGCCTCAGAGGTTTGGTTAATTGAAGGAGTACTCATAACTCACCTCCATCCTTACAAATAAAATACTATATTTTAGTTTGATCCTTCAGGGAAAACCTAACCCTTGCAGCAGGATTAGGTTCCCATTCAAAATACCTTTCTAAGTTTAAAATAAAAACACCGTACTCGGATATTTAGTCTCTTAAACTGCAAGATATTCTTTCATAACCGTGGAATTAGAGAGTTCGGCAGGGGTACCTTCGGCGACAATTCTTCCTTTCTCTAAAATGATACAATGATCGGTCATAGTAAAGACCATCGGTACGTTCTGCTCGACGATGATGATCATCATGTTTTCCCGGCGGTTGATTTCTTTGAGAATTTGGGCTATTTTTTTGACCAGAATAGGCATGATTCCTTCTGACGGTTCATCCAGCAACATGATGCGGGGAGAGGTCATAAGGCCACGACCAATAGCCAGCATTTGCTGTTCGCCCCCGCTTAGAGTTCCACCCGGCTGATTAAGGCGTCTGCCTAGTGGCTCAAAATAGTTCAAGACTTCGTCCATCCGATTACGTTGGGCCCGACCTGAGGCGATTCGACCCAGCTCTAAATTCTCCCGTACTGTCAGATCAGGAAAAATTCCTCGTCCTTGAACAACGGTAGTAATACCTAAATAGGCCCGTTCATGAGGAGACAGATGTGTAATATCATGTCCATCAAAAATAATAGAGCCTGTGATCGCCGGTAATAGTCCTGATAAGCAACGGATCAAGGTAGTTTTACCCATCCCGTTACGTCCTAGGACCCCCAAAATCTGTCCGTCTGATACTTGTAGAGAAAGATCCCGTAATACAACGGTACTCCCATAACCTGAAGTAATATGTTTGACTTCAAGACCCATTTTTGTATCTTCCCGATGAATCCTACCTTATGGGCAGGAAACAAATTTTTATGCTAAAAAGTCTTATTCTTCTCCCAAATACACATTACGTACCTGTTCGTTACGTTGTATTTCTTCAAAAGTTCCTTCAACCAAGATTCTTCCGAGATGAAGTACAGTAACCGGAGCTTGCAAGTTACGAATAAAATGGATATCGTGTTCTATGATAATAGCGGATAAATTCATCCCATAAACCAGATTTCGGACCAGTTCCCCGGTGGAGGCGGTCTCTTCTGCCGTCATGCCTGCAGTCGGTTCATCCAGAAGGAGCAGCTCGGCCTCATTGGCCAGGAGGAGACCAATTTCTAGCCATTGTTTTTGACCATGGGAAAGGGTTTGTACAGGTTGTCCAGCCGAGTCTGAAAGGCGTACAAGTTCCAATATCTGGAGGATCCGATTGTGCCGTTTCTTAGGAGGGCAATTTGTCCCCAGCACAGCCAGCTCTACATTTTCATA containing:
- a CDS encoding ATP-binding cassette domain-containing protein — encoded protein: MTELLRTENLTKSFQGLIANQDINFILEAGTIRCIIGPNGAGKTTFISLISGHQKPTRGTIWFKGQNITHFPVYSRARMGIVRKFQTPSLFTNLSVYENVELAVLGTNCPPKKRHNRILQILELVRLSDSAGQPVQTLSHGQKQWLEIGLLLANEAELLLLDEPTAGMTAEETASTGELVRNLVYGMNLSAIIIEHDIHFIRNLQAPVTVLHLGRILVEGTFEEIQRNEQVRNVYLGEE
- a CDS encoding amidohydrolase family protein; this translates as MFIHTPSKNLNDDLPPKPPIPTQVVSNGEYIPLPKTDKQRQIDFLLTEYADRYGKKRGLTRRTFFRTLSGMAAAMLAINKVFGNRFFDVQEIEAADEAAAAEATSRDQFIMDVQTHYIDNPRQLWDVKDKDPIAKVIVDTLGGWREKSVKGSNWLDLNKDTYFKEIFLDSETNVAILSGFPTHPPEPNPLIPVDHMASARDEINQKAGSRRMICHGLMSPNMPNYQDEARRQVEKLKVDSWKMYTGDGMAGKRGWWMDDEKVAYPFYKFTQELGIKNLCIHKGLAVTLLDEEYCRALDVGKAVLDWPQLNFIIYHSAFPRVDDITDIKYVKPHITNLYGELGSTFALNVVGAPERAAHVLGKLVTYLGPDYVIWGTDSLWWGSPQWQIEALRRFRIPDNLIEGYGYTQLTDEIKAKILGLNAARLWNIDVEATKKENAGDKISQMKKG
- a CDS encoding ABC transporter ATP-binding protein, with amino-acid sequence MGLEVKHITSGYGSTVVLRDLSLQVSDGQILGVLGRNGMGKTTLIRCLSGLLPAITGSIIFDGHDITHLSPHERAYLGITTVVQGRGIFPDLTVRENLELGRIASGRAQRNRMDEVLNYFEPLGRRLNQPGGTLSGGEQQMLAIGRGLMTSPRIMLLDEPSEGIMPILVKKIAQILKEINRRENMMIIIVEQNVPMVFTMTDHCIILEKGRIVAEGTPAELSNSTVMKEYLAV
- a CDS encoding nuclear transport factor 2 family protein, giving the protein MSTPSINQTSEAVNEILQVERGHVEAFNIPDLDKVLSYFAENINGFSSTHNNRYKGREALRKTFEYYLQKSKRIYYEIQDIEVQMLKGGEAAIATFYWKTAPLEGTEEDIITGRGTHVLEHQNGQWRIVHEHFSRAH